Proteins from a single region of Pseudobacteriovorax antillogorgiicola:
- a CDS encoding leucine-rich repeat domain-containing protein, translating into MRFFLFLSLAIACQRSESPSKLQAFKDVKKAVIRDDGLYNVICLDGRIETAVSLKQIEADQVCVETDPDEPVNENEVQFVSLCENPSSIGVETTIARLRKDTGHQGCKVLFNAIDRKESLIIFDLPPVTPEAITNLEPLAFFTKLKKLMIFGQKVYNLQPLSNLVNLEELRLQHNHVVSLEALAELPNLRLLDVSFNKHVDLRATVSFPALEVLIAEQDEP; encoded by the coding sequence ATGAGATTCTTTCTGTTTCTTTCGTTAGCAATTGCTTGCCAACGTTCCGAGTCACCATCGAAGCTCCAAGCCTTTAAGGATGTAAAAAAGGCAGTTATTCGCGATGATGGTTTATACAATGTGATATGCTTAGACGGACGTATCGAAACGGCAGTGTCTCTCAAACAGATTGAGGCAGATCAAGTATGCGTCGAAACCGACCCTGATGAGCCAGTGAATGAGAACGAAGTTCAGTTTGTATCTCTGTGTGAAAATCCTTCCTCAATTGGTGTTGAAACAACCATCGCGCGATTAAGAAAGGATACTGGTCATCAAGGTTGCAAGGTTCTTTTCAATGCGATTGATAGGAAGGAAAGTCTCATAATATTTGACTTACCCCCAGTAACTCCAGAGGCTATCACAAATTTGGAACCTCTTGCCTTTTTTACCAAGCTAAAGAAACTTATGATTTTCGGTCAAAAGGTTTACAATTTACAGCCTCTGTCAAACTTAGTGAATCTTGAGGAACTGAGGCTCCAGCACAACCACGTGGTCAGCCTTGAAGCCTTAGCAGAGCTTCCAAACCTCAGATTACTGGATGTTTCATTCAACAAACATGTAGACTTACGGGCAACAGTGAGCTTTCCGGCTTTAGAGGTACTCATTGCTGAGCAAGACGAACCATAA